A region of Photobacterium sanguinicancri DNA encodes the following proteins:
- the iscX gene encoding Fe-S cluster assembly protein IscX, with product MSLKWIDSLEIAIALCEQYPEQDPHTVRFTELREWIMELEAFDDDPTHCNERVLEAVQMYWIEEAD from the coding sequence ATGAGTTTGAAATGGATAGACTCGCTTGAAATTGCAATTGCACTTTGTGAACAGTACCCCGAACAAGATCCCCACACGGTACGTTTTACTGAACTACGTGAGTGGATCATGGAGCTTGAAGCGTTCGATGATGACCCTACCCATTGTAATGAACGTGTGCTCGAAGCGGTGCAGATGTATTGGATTGA
- the fdx gene encoding ISC system 2Fe-2S type ferredoxin, producing the protein MPKIVVLPHEDLCPEGAVLEAEEGQTVLDVALKNGIAIEHACEKSCACTTCHVIVREGFDSLDESDELEDDMLDKAWGLEPESRLGCQAKVAQVDLVVEIPKYTLNLASEQH; encoded by the coding sequence ATGCCTAAAATTGTTGTATTACCCCACGAAGATCTTTGCCCAGAAGGCGCAGTACTTGAAGCTGAAGAAGGCCAAACAGTACTGGACGTTGCCCTGAAAAATGGCATCGCGATTGAGCATGCTTGTGAAAAATCATGTGCATGTACAACTTGCCATGTGATTGTACGTGAAGGCTTTGATTCGTTGGATGAAAGTGATGAGCTTGAAGATGACATGCTAGATAAAGCATGGGGTCTTGAGCCTGAATCACGCTTAGGTTGCCAAGCTAAAGTTGCTCAAGTTGATCTTGTGGTTGAAATTCCGAAATACACGCTAAATCTGGCGTCGGAACAACACTAA
- the hscA gene encoding Fe-S protein assembly chaperone HscA, producing the protein MALLQIAEPGQSAAPHQHRLAVGIDLGTTNSLVAAVRSGEPATLVDDNDRSLLPSIVHYGEQSVLVGHDAKAFAQQDPENTVISVKRMMGRSLVDIEQRYPHLPYQFTATDNGLPQLVTRHGVINPIQVSAEILKTLTERATQTLGGDLEGVVITVPAYFDDAQRAGTKDAAQLAGLNVLRLLNEPTAAAIAYGLDSGQEGVIAVYDLGGGTFDISILRLSKGVFEVLATGGDSALGGDDFDHLLADWIATQADLGEDLTAQQRRILQDAATDAKIALSDNTTTSIDVLGWQGEITREQFNSLIQPLVKKTLMSCRRALRDADVESDDVIETVMVGGSTRVPLVRELVGDYFGKTPLTTIDPDKVVAIGASIQADILVGNKPDTEMLLLDVIPLSLGIETMGGMVEKIIPRNTTIPVARAQEFTTFKDGQTAMSVHTVQGEREMVSDCRSLARFTLRGIPAMAAGAAHIRVTYQVDADGLLSVTAMEKSSGVQSSIQVKPSYGLSDNEIATMIRDSMTYAQDDKDARALAEQQVEADRVLEGLIAALAQDGDTLLSKEERSALEAVMMELVQLRQGTDVRAIENGIKKTDKASQDFASRRMDKSIRQALAGQSIDEV; encoded by the coding sequence ATGGCACTGTTACAGATTGCTGAACCAGGTCAAAGCGCTGCACCGCACCAACATCGTCTTGCGGTAGGTATTGATCTGGGTACGACAAATTCATTAGTTGCTGCTGTTCGCAGCGGCGAACCCGCGACACTGGTAGATGATAATGATCGTTCATTATTACCATCTATTGTTCATTACGGTGAGCAATCGGTGTTAGTCGGCCATGATGCAAAAGCATTCGCACAGCAAGACCCAGAGAATACCGTCATTTCTGTTAAGCGAATGATGGGCCGCTCATTGGTTGATATTGAACAGCGTTACCCACATTTACCTTACCAGTTCACTGCAACTGACAATGGTTTGCCACAACTGGTAACACGTCATGGTGTTATTAACCCTATTCAAGTGTCCGCTGAAATCCTTAAGACATTGACAGAGCGTGCAACGCAAACGCTGGGTGGTGATCTTGAGGGGGTAGTGATCACGGTTCCTGCCTACTTCGATGATGCTCAACGTGCTGGTACCAAAGATGCAGCGCAACTGGCTGGCTTAAATGTATTACGCTTACTGAATGAGCCAACAGCAGCGGCGATTGCTTATGGTTTAGATTCAGGTCAAGAAGGTGTGATTGCTGTTTATGACCTCGGTGGCGGTACTTTTGATATTTCTATTTTACGCTTATCAAAAGGCGTATTTGAAGTATTGGCGACGGGCGGTGATTCTGCGCTAGGTGGTGATGATTTCGATCACCTATTGGCAGATTGGATTGCGACCCAAGCCGACCTTGGTGAAGACTTAACTGCGCAACAGCGCCGTATTCTGCAAGATGCAGCAACAGACGCTAAAATTGCCTTATCAGATAACACCACAACTTCGATTGATGTGTTGGGCTGGCAAGGTGAAATTACACGTGAACAGTTTAATTCATTGATTCAACCATTAGTGAAGAAAACGTTGATGTCATGCCGCCGCGCACTACGCGATGCGGATGTTGAAAGTGATGACGTAATTGAAACTGTTATGGTCGGTGGTTCGACACGCGTCCCACTGGTGCGTGAATTAGTCGGTGATTACTTTGGTAAAACACCACTAACAACCATTGATCCAGATAAAGTTGTTGCTATTGGGGCATCTATTCAAGCTGATATTTTAGTGGGCAATAAGCCAGATACTGAGATGTTATTATTGGATGTGATCCCATTATCATTGGGTATTGAAACCATGGGTGGCATGGTTGAAAAAATCATCCCACGTAACACCACAATTCCTGTTGCACGTGCACAAGAATTTACCACGTTCAAAGATGGTCAGACTGCAATGTCTGTTCACACTGTACAAGGTGAACGTGAAATGGTGAGCGATTGTCGTTCACTGGCACGCTTTACGCTGCGCGGTATTCCAGCAATGGCGGCAGGCGCTGCCCATATCCGTGTGACTTACCAAGTTGATGCTGACGGTTTACTGTCTGTGACAGCGATGGAAAAGAGCAGCGGTGTACAATCGTCTATTCAAGTTAAGCCGTCTTACGGTTTAAGTGATAATGAAATCGCGACTATGATTCGTGATTCAATGACCTACGCACAAGACGATAAAGATGCACGAGCGCTCGCTGAACAACAAGTTGAAGCCGATCGTGTGTTAGAAGGACTTATTGCAGCATTGGCTCAAGATGGTGATACATTACTATCGAAGGAAGAGCGTAGTGCGTTGGAAGCTGTGATGATGGAATTGGTTCAATTGCGTCAAGGTACTGATGTACGCGCAATTGAAAATGGTATTAAGAAAACAGACAAAGCTAGCCAAGATTTTGCTTCTCGTCGAATGGACAAATCTATTCGACAGGCATTGGCTGGTCAATCTATTGATGAGGTTTAG
- the hscB gene encoding co-chaperone HscB: MNHFELFGLPFQFELDGSLLSHQFRELQRRFHPDNFATASERDRLMSVQKAAQINDAFQTLKHPISRAEYMLSERGLDIRGEHKTLQDPMFLMQQMELREELEEISDASDPADALFDFEQQTKTLFKAQLLELEALLAESNWNDAADAVRKLKFIDKLRDEVERLEETLLD; encoded by the coding sequence ATGAATCATTTCGAATTATTTGGCCTACCTTTCCAATTTGAACTCGATGGTAGCCTTCTCTCACACCAGTTTCGTGAACTGCAGCGTCGTTTCCATCCTGATAATTTTGCTACGGCTTCAGAGCGTGATCGCTTGATGTCGGTACAAAAAGCCGCTCAAATTAACGATGCATTCCAAACGCTTAAGCACCCTATTTCTCGTGCAGAGTACATGCTTTCTGAGCGTGGTCTAGACATCCGTGGCGAGCACAAAACATTGCAAGACCCAATGTTCTTGATGCAGCAAATGGAACTGCGTGAAGAACTTGAAGAAATTTCTGATGCTAGCGATCCTGCCGATGCTCTATTTGATTTTGAGCAACAAACTAAAACGCTCTTTAAAGCACAACTCCTAGAGCTTGAAGCATTATTGGCAGAGAGTAATTGGAATGATGCGGCGGATGCCGTGCGTAAGCTTAAATTTATTGATAAGCTGCGTGACGAAGTTGAGCGTCTGGAAGAGACGTTACTAGATTAA
- the iscA gene encoding iron-sulfur cluster assembly protein IscA gives MAITITEAAASRVATFLENRGKGIGLRLGVRTSGCSGMAYVLEFVDELDEGDQVFEKQGVKVIIDPKSLVYLDGTELDFAKEGLNEGFQFNNPNVSSECGCGESFNV, from the coding sequence ATGGCCATTACTATTACTGAAGCGGCAGCAAGTCGCGTAGCTACTTTCCTAGAAAACCGTGGTAAAGGCATTGGTCTTCGTCTCGGCGTCCGTACTTCAGGGTGTTCAGGAATGGCCTATGTGCTCGAATTCGTAGATGAACTCGATGAAGGCGATCAAGTGTTTGAAAAGCAAGGCGTAAAGGTGATTATTGATCCTAAGAGCCTTGTTTACCTTGATGGTACTGAGCTAGATTTTGCCAAAGAAGGCTTAAACGAAGGCTTCCAGTTCAATAACCCTAACGTATCGAGCGAATGCGGTTGTGGCGAAAGCTTTAACGTATAA
- the iscU gene encoding Fe-S cluster assembly scaffold IscU yields MAYSEKVIDHYENPRNVGSFDKNDKSVGSGMVGAPACGDVMKLQIKVTDDGIIEDAKFKTYGCGSAIASSSLITEWVKGKTLDEAASIKNSAIAEELELPPVKVHCSILAEDAIKAAVTDYKKKHEEN; encoded by the coding sequence ATGGCGTATAGTGAAAAAGTCATCGATCATTATGAGAACCCGCGTAACGTGGGCTCATTTGATAAAAACGATAAAAGTGTTGGTAGCGGCATGGTGGGTGCACCAGCTTGTGGCGACGTAATGAAGCTGCAAATTAAAGTTACCGACGATGGCATCATCGAAGATGCTAAATTTAAAACATACGGTTGCGGTTCTGCTATTGCTTCTAGTTCACTTATTACAGAGTGGGTTAAAGGTAAAACATTAGACGAAGCTGCATCAATCAAGAACTCAGCGATTGCTGAAGAACTTGAATTACCGCCTGTAAAAGTTCACTGCTCAATTCTTGCAGAAGATGCAATTAAAGCAGCTGTAACTGATTACAAAAAGAAACACGAAGAAAATTAA
- a CDS encoding IscS subfamily cysteine desulfurase gives MKLPIYLDYSATCPVDPRVAEKMVQCMTMDGCFGNPASRSHRYGWQAEEAVDNAREQIADLLNADPREIVITSGATESDNLAIKGVAHFYHKKGKHIITCKTEHKAVLDPCRQLEREGFEVTYLDPEENGLIDMAKLRDALREDTVLVSIMHVNNEIGVIQDITAIGELCRERKIVFHVDAAQSAGKLPIDVQEMKVDLISMSAHKLYGPKGIGALYVRRKPRIRLEAQMHGGGHERGMRSGTLATHQIVGMGEACRIAKEEMEQDRAHADAMRQRLLDGIKDIEATTINGDLEQRVANNLNVSFAFVEGESLLMALKDLAVSSGSACTSASLEPSYVLRALGLNDELAHSSIRFSFGRFTTAEEIDHAINQISTAVEKLREMSPLWDMYKEGVDLDTVEWAHH, from the coding sequence ATGAAATTGCCTATATATTTAGATTATTCTGCTACTTGTCCTGTTGATCCACGTGTTGCCGAAAAGATGGTGCAGTGTATGACTATGGACGGCTGCTTTGGTAACCCAGCTTCTCGCTCTCACCGTTACGGTTGGCAGGCAGAAGAAGCGGTAGACAACGCACGTGAACAAATTGCAGATCTTCTAAATGCAGACCCTCGTGAAATTGTTATCACGTCGGGTGCTACTGAATCTGATAACTTAGCAATCAAAGGTGTTGCGCACTTTTACCATAAAAAAGGTAAGCACATCATCACGTGTAAAACAGAGCATAAAGCTGTTTTAGACCCATGTCGTCAACTAGAACGTGAAGGTTTTGAGGTGACATACCTTGACCCTGAAGAAAACGGCCTGATCGACATGGCTAAGCTTCGTGATGCACTTCGTGAAGACACCGTTTTAGTGTCTATCATGCACGTGAACAACGAAATTGGTGTGATCCAAGACATCACAGCAATTGGCGAATTATGTCGCGAACGCAAAATTGTTTTCCACGTTGATGCAGCGCAATCTGCTGGTAAATTACCAATCGACGTGCAAGAAATGAAAGTTGATTTGATTTCGATGTCAGCGCACAAACTGTACGGCCCTAAGGGTATTGGTGCATTGTACGTTCGTCGTAAGCCACGTATTCGCCTAGAAGCGCAAATGCACGGTGGCGGTCATGAACGTGGAATGCGTTCTGGTACGCTAGCTACGCATCAAATCGTCGGTATGGGCGAAGCTTGTCGAATTGCAAAAGAAGAAATGGAGCAAGATCGTGCTCACGCTGATGCAATGCGCCAACGCTTACTTGATGGCATTAAAGACATCGAAGCAACAACAATTAACGGTGACCTAGAGCAACGTGTTGCAAACAACTTAAACGTAAGTTTTGCATTCGTTGAAGGTGAATCACTGCTAATGGCACTGAAAGATCTAGCAGTTTCATCTGGCTCTGCATGTACATCTGCAAGCCTAGAGCCTTCGTACGTACTACGTGCACTTGGCTTGAACGATGAACTGGCACACAGCTCAATCCGTTTCTCTTTCGGTCGTTTCACGACTGCAGAAGAAATTGATCACGCAATCAACCAAATCAGCACCGCAGTTGAAAAACTACGTGAGATGTCGCCACTTTGGGACATGTACAAAGAAGGTGTAGATTTAGATACCGTTGAGTGGGCACACCACTAA
- the iscR gene encoding Fe-S cluster assembly transcriptional regulator IscR translates to MKLTSKGRYAVTAMLDVALHSQDGPVPLADISERQGISLSYLEQLFSRLRKAGLVASVRGPGGGYRLGEDADAIAIGMVIAAVDESVDATKCHGKGGCQGGARCLTHTLWHDLSSRISGFLNNITLGELMKDNDVQAISDRQDQYLQNSVAKSNLVNKKQHDNATIGVDVRS, encoded by the coding sequence ATGAAATTGACTTCAAAAGGAAGATATGCAGTAACAGCGATGTTAGATGTCGCCTTGCATTCTCAAGATGGCCCAGTGCCTTTGGCTGATATTTCAGAGCGCCAAGGTATCTCGCTGTCATATTTAGAACAGCTTTTTTCACGGTTGCGTAAAGCCGGTTTAGTGGCAAGTGTTCGTGGTCCCGGTGGTGGTTACCGCCTTGGTGAAGACGCGGATGCTATTGCTATTGGCATGGTTATCGCAGCTGTAGATGAGTCAGTAGATGCAACTAAGTGTCATGGGAAAGGTGGTTGTCAAGGCGGAGCCCGCTGTTTAACTCACACCTTATGGCACGATTTAAGTTCACGCATCAGTGGCTTTTTAAACAACATCACGCTCGGTGAGCTGATGAAAGACAACGATGTTCAAGCCATTTCTGACCGTCAAGATCAGTATTTACAAAACAGCGTTGCTAAGTCGAATTTAGTAAATAAAAAACAACACGATAACGCCACCATTGGTGTCGATGTCCGCTCCTAG
- the trmJ gene encoding tRNA (cytosine(32)/uridine(32)-2'-O)-methyltransferase TrmJ, translating to MLDKISVVLIGTSHPGNIGSAARAMKVMGLTNLVLVDPACEIDEKSIALAAGAADIVENAKIVNTLDEAIADCGLVIGSSARSRTLEWPQLDPRECGIKTIEETNSHPVAILFGRERTGLTNEELQKCHCHVYIPANPEYSSLNLAMAVQTISYEVRMAHLEAEKYKGEKQEVEYPRAKELEMFYEHLEKVTRQTQFINKNHPGMVMTKLRRLFSRARPEQQELNILRGILSSVEKSLASREK from the coding sequence ATGTTAGATAAAATCAGCGTTGTTTTAATTGGTACATCCCACCCTGGGAACATAGGTTCTGCCGCCAGAGCCATGAAGGTGATGGGCTTAACAAATCTTGTCCTTGTTGATCCCGCTTGTGAGATCGATGAGAAGTCTATTGCCCTCGCTGCAGGTGCTGCGGATATTGTTGAGAACGCCAAAATCGTCAACACACTTGATGAAGCAATTGCTGATTGTGGTTTAGTGATTGGCTCAAGTGCTCGTTCACGTACATTGGAGTGGCCTCAGCTAGATCCTCGTGAATGTGGTATCAAAACGATTGAAGAAACCAATTCCCACCCTGTTGCAATTCTATTTGGCCGCGAGCGTACCGGTCTAACCAATGAAGAACTGCAAAAATGTCACTGTCATGTCTACATTCCTGCAAATCCTGAATACAGCTCACTGAATTTAGCGATGGCAGTACAGACAATTAGCTACGAGGTTCGCATGGCGCATCTTGAAGCTGAAAAGTACAAAGGTGAAAAGCAAGAGGTTGAATATCCTCGTGCGAAAGAACTAGAAATGTTCTATGAACACCTTGAAAAAGTGACTCGCCAAACCCAATTTATCAATAAGAACCATCCTGGTATGGTCATGACTAAATTGCGTCGTTTATTTAGCCGTGCTCGCCCTGAGCAGCAAGAGTTGAATATCCTGCGTGGTATCCTTTCTTCAGTTGAGAAATCTTTAGCTTCTCGCGAAAAGTAG
- the suhB gene encoding inositol-1-monophosphatase, which produces MHPMLNIAIRAARKAGDHVIKSLEKPQSIEVAEKGNDVVTNIDLEAEALIIETILKSYPDHCIIGAETGTKEGRDKECQWIIDPVDGTKNFARGLPHFAISVALRMRGRTEVAAVYDPARNELFTATRGSGAQLNSQRLRATQPRNLAGTILATGLPFAAKQHAESYMKIQSALFVECDDMRQMGSSALDLCYLAAGRVDGVFKLGLKPWEIAAGELIARESGAICTDFTGNTNYITSGNIVAGNARVVKPMLAKIREHGSDALSK; this is translated from the coding sequence ATGCATCCGATGCTAAACATCGCCATTCGTGCTGCACGAAAGGCCGGTGACCATGTCATAAAATCACTAGAAAAACCTCAATCAATCGAGGTTGCTGAAAAAGGTAATGACGTCGTTACTAATATCGATCTTGAAGCTGAAGCTCTCATCATCGAAACAATTCTTAAGTCTTACCCTGATCACTGCATCATTGGCGCAGAGACTGGTACTAAAGAAGGCCGTGACAAAGAATGTCAGTGGATCATTGACCCAGTGGATGGCACCAAAAACTTCGCACGAGGTTTGCCTCACTTCGCTATCTCAGTAGCACTACGCATGCGTGGCCGTACTGAAGTAGCTGCCGTTTACGACCCTGCTCGTAACGAACTATTCACTGCAACACGTGGTTCTGGCGCTCAATTGAACAGCCAACGCCTACGTGCAACTCAACCGCGTAACCTTGCTGGTACTATCCTTGCAACTGGTCTACCGTTTGCTGCTAAGCAACATGCTGAAAGCTACATGAAAATCCAAAGCGCATTATTCGTTGAGTGTGACGACATGCGTCAAATGGGTTCAAGTGCGCTAGACTTATGTTACCTAGCTGCTGGCCGTGTTGATGGCGTTTTCAAATTAGGCCTTAAGCCTTGGGAAATCGCTGCAGGCGAACTAATCGCTCGCGAATCTGGTGCTATCTGTACAGACTTCACTGGTAACACTAACTACATCACGTCTGGTAACATTGTTGCTGGTAATGCACGTGTAGTTAAGCCAATGCTAGCTAAAATCCGTGAACACGGTAGCGATGCACTGTCTAAGTAA
- a CDS encoding leucine-rich repeat domain-containing protein: protein MSSLFTRTLPLSAIAIICTSLLSGCDKHYETVDAIPFADQNFRTCVLEANEQYSEDITELDCDNSDIKSVDELKYFENLRELSLKDNQLAAIDLTNNPELRAVNLADNEIQVLDLSENENLRSLVITENELETLDVSANSKLEKLLAGNNQLENVVLSKKSRLEQLALPSNELTALDVSAATELELLNVMNNDLVELDLSHNTKLTTLIEQGNKMNGGKQRPASEWAN from the coding sequence ATGTCGTCTCTTTTCACGCGCACTCTGCCCCTCTCCGCTATTGCCATTATCTGCACATCGCTATTAAGCGGCTGTGACAAACATTATGAAACCGTGGATGCAATTCCCTTTGCCGATCAAAACTTCCGTACCTGTGTATTAGAAGCCAATGAACAGTATTCAGAAGACATTACAGAACTGGATTGTGATAACAGCGATATTAAATCTGTCGATGAGCTGAAATATTTTGAAAACCTACGCGAGCTATCGCTAAAAGATAATCAACTCGCAGCCATTGACCTCACCAACAACCCAGAACTACGTGCCGTTAACTTAGCTGATAACGAAATCCAAGTATTAGACCTGAGTGAGAATGAAAATTTACGCAGTCTCGTCATCACAGAAAATGAACTAGAGACCCTGGATGTGAGTGCTAACTCTAAACTAGAAAAGTTATTGGCGGGAAATAACCAACTAGAGAATGTGGTACTGAGTAAAAAAAGCCGTTTAGAACAACTTGCGCTGCCATCAAACGAACTCACTGCTTTGGATGTAAGCGCAGCAACCGAGCTTGAACTGCTGAATGTGATGAACAATGACCTCGTCGAGTTAGATCTCAGCCACAACACCAAGCTGACAACCTTGATTGAGCAAGGCAATAAAATGAATGGCGGTAAGCAGCGCCCTGCAAGTGAATGGGCTAACTAA
- the secF gene encoding protein translocase subunit SecF, with amino-acid sequence MYQLMKADKVIDFMRWSKVAFVVSLVMIAVAIGTVATKKLNWGLDFTGGTLIEVGFEQPADLGLIRESLEKAGFGDAIVQNFGTARDVLVRLQPRETLKGEKLGLQIIDALKVGTEQNVEMRRIEFVGPNVGDELAEAGGLAIIASLLCILLYVSMRFEWRLAAGAVLALAHDIIITIGIFSFLQIEVDLTIVAALLTVVGYSLNDTIVVFDRIRENFRKMRKGDSSDVMNNSITQTLSRTLITSATTLFVVIALFLQGGTMIHGFATALLIGIVVGTYSSIYVASALALKLGIVREHLMPPQVEKEGEEFESMP; translated from the coding sequence ATGTATCAATTAATGAAAGCGGATAAAGTGATCGACTTTATGCGTTGGTCGAAAGTGGCCTTTGTTGTCTCTCTCGTTATGATTGCAGTAGCAATAGGTACGGTTGCGACTAAGAAGCTTAACTGGGGTCTTGATTTTACGGGTGGTACTTTAATTGAAGTAGGTTTTGAACAACCTGCTGATTTAGGCCTTATTCGTGAATCGCTTGAGAAAGCAGGCTTTGGTGATGCCATTGTTCAAAACTTCGGTACTGCACGTGATGTATTAGTACGTCTTCAGCCTCGTGAAACCTTGAAAGGTGAGAAGCTAGGCTTACAGATCATTGATGCGCTAAAAGTGGGTACTGAGCAAAACGTTGAAATGCGTCGTATCGAGTTCGTTGGTCCAAATGTGGGTGATGAACTTGCAGAAGCGGGTGGTCTAGCAATTATTGCTTCATTACTTTGTATCTTGCTGTATGTATCAATGCGTTTTGAATGGCGTCTTGCTGCGGGTGCGGTACTGGCCTTGGCACACGATATTATTATTACTATCGGTATCTTTTCGTTCTTACAAATTGAAGTGGATTTAACCATTGTTGCAGCCTTGCTGACAGTGGTTGGTTACTCGCTCAACGATACTATCGTGGTATTTGACCGAATCCGTGAAAACTTCCGTAAGATGCGCAAAGGTGATTCATCTGATGTAATGAACAACTCGATTACCCAAACATTAAGCCGTACGTTAATTACGTCGGCAACAACATTGTTTGTGGTTATTGCCTTGTTCTTACAAGGTGGCACTATGATCCACGGCTTTGCGACCGCATTGCTGATTGGTATCGTGGTAGGTACTTACTCGTCTATTTACGTGGCTTCTGCACTTGCTCTGAAACTAGGTATTGTTCGTGAACACCTAATGCCACCGCAAGTTGAGAAAGAAGGTGAAGAGTTTGAATCTATGCCTTAG
- the secD gene encoding protein translocase subunit SecD, whose protein sequence is MLNRYPLWKNLMVVFALLIGLLYALPNIYGEDPAIQISGARGASVDMSALDVVTEDLEKSKISYKSIAFENGAVLVRFNDPDTQISARDILNDELGEDYVVALNLAPATPSWLESIGASPMKLGLDLRGGVHFLMEVDMDAAMEKLLGQQEETFRTELREAKIRYRAISKTDTTVEVRLRDAEQMAQTERELAKLHPDMIFSDSTSNGRFVVSATFSEERLKEIRNYAVEQNITILRNRVNELGVAEPLVQRQGASRIVVELPGVQDTARAKEILGATATLEFREVDSSADIAAAMAGRVPAGSEVKTARDGRPAVLKKRVILTGSHITDASSSADEYGRPQVNISLDSEGGSKMTAFSRNNVGKLMATMFTEYKDSGERDENGKVILEKHEEVINQATIQTALGRNFRITGIDSAAEAHNLALLLRAGALIAPISIVEERTIGPSMGQQNIDMGVQACLWGMLAVMLFTLIYYRKFGLIANMALMMNLVMIIGVMSMIPGATMTLPGIAGIVLTVGMAVDANVLIFERIREELREGRSPQHAIQQGYANAFSTIADANITTLITAIILFAVGTGAIKGFAVTLSIGILTSMFTAIIGTRAVVNFIYGGKRVDKLSI, encoded by the coding sequence GTGCTAAACCGTTATCCATTGTGGAAGAACCTGATGGTAGTGTTCGCACTCCTCATCGGTTTGCTTTATGCACTTCCCAACATTTACGGTGAAGATCCAGCGATTCAAATCTCCGGGGCGCGTGGCGCCTCGGTAGATATGTCTGCTCTGGATGTTGTCACCGAAGACCTAGAAAAAAGTAAAATCTCCTACAAATCTATCGCTTTCGAGAACGGTGCTGTTCTGGTCCGCTTCAACGACCCTGATACGCAAATCAGTGCTCGCGATATTCTCAACGACGAACTCGGTGAAGACTACGTTGTAGCCTTAAACCTTGCACCTGCAACCCCTAGCTGGCTTGAATCAATTGGTGCTTCACCGATGAAACTTGGTCTTGACCTGCGTGGTGGTGTTCACTTCTTAATGGAAGTGGATATGGATGCGGCAATGGAAAAATTGCTGGGTCAGCAGGAAGAAACCTTCCGTACTGAACTGCGTGAAGCCAAAATTCGTTACCGTGCGATCAGTAAAACTGATACTACGGTTGAAGTGCGCCTGCGTGATGCCGAGCAAATGGCACAAACAGAGCGTGAGCTTGCGAAACTTCACCCAGATATGATCTTTAGCGACAGCACCAGCAATGGCCGCTTCGTGGTGAGCGCAACATTCTCTGAAGAGCGCTTAAAAGAGATCCGTAACTATGCGGTAGAGCAAAACATCACTATTCTTCGTAATCGTGTGAATGAATTGGGTGTTGCTGAGCCATTGGTCCAACGCCAAGGTGCTAGCCGTATCGTTGTTGAATTACCGGGTGTTCAAGACACTGCGCGCGCAAAAGAAATTTTAGGTGCGACAGCAACGCTTGAATTCCGTGAAGTCGATAGCAGTGCTGATATAGCAGCAGCCATGGCAGGTCGCGTACCTGCTGGTAGTGAAGTGAAAACAGCACGTGATGGCCGCCCAGCGGTACTGAAAAAACGTGTCATCCTAACGGGTTCTCACATTACTGATGCAAGCTCAAGTGCTGATGAATACGGTCGTCCACAAGTTAACATCTCGCTAGATAGCGAAGGTGGTAGCAAGATGACAGCCTTCTCACGTAATAACGTTGGTAAGCTTATGGCTACCATGTTCACTGAATATAAAGACAGTGGCGAACGTGATGAAAACGGTAAAGTGATTCTTGAAAAGCACGAAGAAGTGATCAACCAAGCAACAATTCAAACTGCGCTTGGTCGTAACTTCCGTATCACAGGTATCGACTCTGCTGCTGAAGCGCACAACTTAGCATTGCTATTACGTGCGGGTGCATTGATTGCGCCGATTTCAATTGTAGAAGAACGTACTATCGGTCCATCAATGGGTCAGCAAAATATCGATATGGGCGTGCAAGCGTGTCTATGGGGTATGTTAGCTGTAATGCTGTTTACGCTGATTTATTACCGTAAATTTGGCTTGATTGCCAATATGGCATTGATGATGAACTTGGTGATGATTATCGGTGTGATGTCGATGATCCCAGGGGCTACCATGACCTTACCAGGTATTGCCGGTATCGTATTAACTGTAGGTATGGCCGTTGATGCCAATGTACTGATCTTTGAACGTATTCGTGAAGAATTACGTGAAGGCCGCAGCCCTCAACATGCAATTCAGCAGGGTTACGCGAACGCATTCAGTACCATTGCCGATGCAAATATCACTACGTTAATCACTGCAATTATTTTGTTTGCCGTGGGTACAGGTGCTATCAAAGGCTTCGCAGTAACGTTATCGATTGGTATTTTGACCTCGATGTTTACGGCGATTATCGGTACGCGTGCAGTAGTTAACTTTATCTACGGCGGAAAACGCGTAGATAAGCTGTCGATCTAG